A segment of the Salvelinus sp. IW2-2015 linkage group LG6.2, ASM291031v2, whole genome shotgun sequence genome:
agagctcagggaggtgacaaagatcccgatggtcactctgacagagctttagagttccactgtggagatgggagaaccttctctgcagcactccacccatcaggtttttatggtagagtggcccgatggaagccactcttcagtaaaaggcacatgacagcccgcttggagtttgccaaaaggcacctaaaggactcagaccatgagaaacaagattctctggtctgatgaaaccaagattgaactctttggcctgaatgccaagcgtcgtgtctggaggaaacctggcaccatccctacggtgaagcgtggtggtggcaacatgctatggggaggtttttcagtggcagggactgggagactagtcaggattgaaggaaaTATGAACGCAGCCAAGTATagagatccctgatgaaaacctgctccggagcgctcaggacctcagactaggttgaaggttcaccttacaacaggccaatgaccctaagcacacagccaagacaacccaggagtggcttcggggcaagtctgaatgtccttgagtggcccagccagagcccggacttgaacccgattgaacatctctggaggactgaaaatagctgtgacactccccatccaacgtgacagagcttgagaggatatgcagagaagaatgggagaaactccccaaatacaggtgtgccaagcttgtagcgtcatacccaagaacttgaggctgtaatcgctgccaaaagtgctgaGTAAGGGCCTGAATATGTGATATCATCAAAAAAAAAWttttttgctttgtcattatgtggtattggttgaaggggaaaaaactatttaacccgttttagaataaggctgtaacgtaacaaaatttgaaaaaagtcaaggggtctgaactttccgaatgcactgtacattaatttccaatggaatgATGTGTTTGCCTTGCAGCGCGTTCTATGCGGTGCATTCGTTGGATTTATTGTGTATGCGTCGAACTGTATCTGTAGACAGCTTGACAGAAATAGTAGCAAAAGGTGAATGTTGAAATTGTGTTACTCACATCGATGCACGCATAAACCTCGTTCACATTACCCATAAGCACTCTGTTACGTTGCGATGGATTacatgcattttttaaattattttattttatccccttttctccccaattttcgtggtatccaatcgctagtaattactatcttgtctcatcgctacaactcccgtacgggctcgggagagacgaaggtcgaaagccacgcgtccgccgaagcacaacccaaccaagccgcactgcttaacacagcgcgcctccaacccggaagccagccgcaccaatgtgtcggaggaaacaccgtgcacctggcccccttggttagcgcgcactgcgcccggcccgccacaggagtcgctggagcgcgatgagacaaggatatccctaccggccaaaccctccctaacccagacgacgctagcccaattgtgcgtcgctgcacggacctcccggtcgcggccggctgcgacagggcctgggcgcgaacccagagaggCCCCTGATTACATGCATTTCAATGGAGAATAAAGTTAAAGAAACAAGTTGAGGTAAAAgtaactaaacaaaacatgttttattatcacctGAAACTATATATTTATCCTGTTTCGAATGAAAAGGTCATATTTTGCAATCTCCCAAAATGAATGTGATCTCTGACAAGAGACAGGCTCTCCTCCATCTTGTGTTACAAACACTACACTTGTCAGTTCAGTAGTGGGGCGAGACTCCAGTGATGACAGCGTAAGGAAATGTCTCCTAGTGGTCATATCACGCAATAGGATTTCACATGGAATTTTATAAAAAGGTCATTTTTTTATGGaaaactgattttaaaaaatGGCAGTTAACATTAAGAAAATTGtctatttgtcacatccctacatTTTTCCACAACTACCTACACAAAAATTCTCTGTTCgggcacacaaaacattttcttgaggcaagccgaagtcgttagccgaagtctacgcccacTCGTCGGTGATTGGTTAACattagggattcttcaatgaagtgcctgttttcattcaacgagagacgagtTGTCCTCATGTACaatttttcacttgagaaatagtGCACAACATTCTAGTCAGATGCAAAAACGTCAATTCATGACATTTCTTGAGTTACCCTAGATTAATTCAGGCTACAGTGTCTCAAAATTGACACCcagtactattgctgcttttttttCTATGCGAGCACTCGTTCGGCTAGCTGAGCTCTGTTAggctaggcgccagccgaactgaagcatgcttactcacttctgccaaaataaagaaatagaaacctcaatgtagcctaaagaaattatacatttatgtattttttttcttctgtattttcttttttttcaatctGACTGCaacccacccgcccttcatccacacaatatttcatgacccaaAACCCACTCGCGCATCACaaatgcacagacacacagccaatgCTGCAGTCCRACGTATATAGAGACATTGAACACTGGACTGTTTCTttttatactgtattcatatactgtattcttcacTTACCTCATTCTGatatctactactgtacattgctaTTAGTTACTGTTATACACTGGATTCTCGACATGCCTccctaatatatctactgctgtacatatcattctaggTATGTATTGTTGGTGTATATACGCATAGATTGTTTCAGTAATCTAAATGTAATGTTATTTGGGTTGTTAACTGGATTCGTTCTGACATTCGTTATTTATTGTGTCTAGTTTTTGATGATTGTTTGACATTTTGCCtcactgttaggagctagtaacacacaCATTTCGCTGTACCttctataacatctgctaaactgtcaTTTGATTTACCTTAGGGACAGGCGACCCGAGTTTCGAGACTCACCTCCTCCATTCATAATATCTAAATAACATCTTTGCATTTCAGGTACAGATGAGCACGGACTCAAAATCCAACAGGCTGCCAATGCTGCCGGACAGGATCCTCTAAGTTTCTGCACTAAAGTATCTGAGAGATTCAAATACCTCTTCAAGAGCTGTCACATCTCATACACTGACTACATCCGTACCACTGAGGAGAGACACCGCTGTGCAGTGGAGCACTTCTGGACCGTGCTTCAGAGTAAAGGCTTCATCTATAAGGGGAATTATGAAGGCTGGTACTCCACGCAGGACGAGAGCTTCCTCACGCCATCGCAGGTGGGAGATGCCAAGGATTCATCAGGGAAGGAGATCAAGATCTCTCTGGAGAGCGGCCACAAGGTAGGCTAAAGGATTACTTCATAAACAGTTGTTGCTCGCATCATAACAAGGTTTACTACTACATCTCATTGATTCATGTCATTTACTGAGTGTTGTTCCTTGGTATGGCCATGTAACGCTTCTCTTTCTAGCATAAGAAATGTAATAACGATTAGGAAGGTGAGATAAAATGTAGAAGGTGTCTGTATTCAAAACGTGATGTTTCTGAAGTAACACCTACACAATCTGAAAGAGAACAGGAAAAATCATATCCATCATGTGTCAGATAAATTCAGGTCCAGTGACTCAAGTAGGTTTTAATTATTTAATAAACACTTTATTTACTACTCTAGTGCTCTTTATACATTGTTTTTCTCATAAAATATCATCTGGTTTGTCTTTTGCAGGTGGAGTGGATGAAGGAGGAGAACTACATGTTCCGTCTGTCTGAGTTCCGGTCCCGGCTGCAGGAGTGGCTGGAGGGGAACCCCAGAGCAGTGCAGCCAGAACGGTTCCACCACGCAGTTCTCCAGTGGCTCCAGGAGGACCTCCCAGACCTCTCTGTCTCCCGCCAGAGAAGCCGCCTCCAGTGGGGCATTCCAGTTCCTGGTGACCTCGACCAGACAATCTACGTGTGGTTAGACGCCCTGGTCAACTACCTCACTGTGGCTGGTTACCCGGACTCACACTCTCAATGGTGGAGGGCTGCCCATCATGTCGTGGGAAAGGACATTCTCAAATTCCATGCCATCTATTGGCCGGCATTCCTACTGGCTGCTGACTTGCCCCTCCCACAGACCATACATGTGCACTCTCATTGGACAGTGGGAGGGAAGAAAATGTCTAAAAGCTTAGGGAATGTGGTGGACCCCCTGGAGAGGTCTCAAAGGTTCACCATAGATGGTATGAGGTACTTCCTCCTGCGCCAGGGGGTCCCAGACACAGACTGCGACTATGACGATGATAAAGTGGTCAAACTGCTCAATGCCGAGCTTACAGACTCGTTGGGTGGCCTTCTAAACCGCTGCACTGCCCCCTCTCTCAACCCAGCTCAGGTCTACCCC
Coding sequences within it:
- the mars2 gene encoding methionine--tRNA ligase, mitochondrial isoform X1 encodes the protein MMKTYLSVIRNCKVAQRWSFSHATRCAVSPSPLSSKWNCKRLMVRRLGTDIPTEDRNYYITTPIFYVNAAPHIGHLYSAVTADYLHRYKLLQGFNSRFVTGTDEHGLKIQQAANAAGQDPLSFCTKVSERFKYLFKSCHISYTDYIRTTEERHRCAVEHFWTVLQSKGFIYKGNYEGWYSTQDESFLTPSQVGDAKDSSGKEIKISLESGHKVEWMKEENYMFRLSEFRSRLQEWLEGNPRAVQPERFHHAVLQWLQEDLPDLSVSRQRSRLQWGIPVPGDLDQTIYVWLDALVNYLTVAGYPDSHSQWWRAAHHVVGKDILKFHAIYWPAFLLAADLPLPQTIHVHSHWTVGGKKMSKSLGNVVDPLERSQRFTIDGMRYFLLRQGVPDTDCDYDDDKVVKLLNAELTDSLGGLLNRCTAPSLNPAQVYPHFCSDSFPSQGTESHKGRAVDEDYHMLDAVRALPAVVEQHYESVHVYKALEAINRCVRQTNGFVQRHTPWKLGSGDGRDQLWLDTILHVSLECLRMYGTLLQPIVPEIADKLLSRLGVKPEEKSWAALNFLVKYQGKDCPFEGRALGPDTGVLFNRLERPNAEKGKPKKAKKATKVKS
- the mars2 gene encoding methionine--tRNA ligase, mitochondrial isoform X2, producing MTEDRTQTLGTDEHGLKIQQAANAAGQDPLSFCTKVSERFKYLFKSCHISYTDYIRTTEERHRCAVEHFWTVLQSKGFIYKGNYEGWYSTQDESFLTPSQVGDAKDSSGKEIKISLESGHKVEWMKEENYMFRLSEFRSRLQEWLEGNPRAVQPERFHHAVLQWLQEDLPDLSVSRQRSRLQWGIPVPGDLDQTIYVWLDALVNYLTVAGYPDSHSQWWRAAHHVVGKDILKFHAIYWPAFLLAADLPLPQTIHVHSHWTVGGKKMSKSLGNVVDPLERSQRFTIDGMRYFLLRQGVPDTDCDYDDDKVVKLLNAELTDSLGGLLNRCTAPSLNPAQVYPHFCSDSFPSQGTESHKGRAVDEDYHMLDAVRALPAVVEQHYESVHVYKALEAINRCVRQTNGFVQRHTPWKLGSGDGRDQLWLDTILHVSLECLRMYGTLLQPIVPEIADKLLSRLGVKPEEKSWAALNFLVKYQGKDCPFEGRALGPDTGVLFNRLERPNAEKGKPKKAKKATKVKS